CTTTCAGGGGAGGCAAAGCACCAATCCTGCCCCCAGGAGGGGTTTTCTCCCATGGGGATGCTGCAACTTCATCCCGAGGGCTTAAACTAAGTGCACTTAATGGTGTCGTGGGCAGAAGCGTTGCTGCTGGGGGGTTGATGAAAGATTTTCGGGAAGGGTCCCCAAAAACCCGTCCGTCAGCCATTTCTTTTACTGAACAAGCGTCGCCCGTCGCTGCCGTTACCAGCGCCGCTGCGGGGGAGGCCGGTGGGATGCTTTGGTTAGTGCTAACCCAACAAGAAGTGACCTGAATTAATTCCGCACTCGTTtatttgcaacatttttttttaattgatgatTAGGTGGGGGGTgatgctgctatttttttttttttttttgacgCCTTGCCAGCACCGCTGGAGCGAGCACTGATGGTGCGGGGCAATGGGGCTGTACACCGCATCCTTCGTTAATGCTACCATAGATTCATTAACAATAAATAACGTTCAATTAATTAAGCCCTGGGCAGCGGCTGTGCCTCGTTCCTCCGCTTCGGCCCCAGCGGGCTcggggggtcccagcccctcCTGTCCCAAATCCCTGCGGGGATCCCGCtctccatcccctcctgcaCCCAATTATTGGGGGTTTTTCTCCgctgtggggtgctgggagctgcgCACCCATCCCGCACCGTGCGTCCCCTcggggtgctgggagctgcgCACCCATCCCGCACCGTGCGTCCCCTcggggtgctgggagctgcgCACCCATCCCGCACCGTGCGTCCCCTcggggtgctgggagctgcgCACCCATCCCGCACCGTGCGTCCCCTcggggtgctgggagctgcgCACCCATCCCGCACCGTGCGTCCCCTcggggtgctgggagctgcgCACCCATCCCGCACCGTGCGTCCCCTcggggtgctgggagctgcgCACCCATCCCGCACCGTGCGTCCCCTCGGGGTGCTGGGAGCTCCGCACCCATCCCGCACCGTGCGTCCCCTcggggtgctgggagctgcgCACCCATCCTGCAGCGGGCTCCGGGCCGTGCCCTGGGGCTCCCCATGGTCCCGGGGGTGCGGGCAggtgcggggggctgcgggcagggtCCGGGGCGGGAGGGGGTGGGCGTGGGGTGCGGGCAGGGTCCGGGGGTCCCGGCAGGTGCGGGCAGGTGCGGGAGGGGTGCGGGCAGTGCGTCCCTCCCGCTGCCGCTGCTCCGCCCCGCTGGGAGCCcgagctgggagcaggagcgggaccgggagcaggagcaggaccGGGAGCAGGAGCGGGACCGGGAGCAGGAGCGGGAGCAGGAGCGGGAccgggagcaggagcaggagcaggaccGGGACCGGGAGCAGGACCGGGAGCAGGAccgggagcaggagcaggagcaggagcaggagcaggagcaggaccgggagcaggagcaggagcaggagcaggagcaggaccGGGAGCAGGAGCCGGTGCCGGGCGGTGGCGCTCGGGGCTCCCCGGCTGCTCCGGCCGGTCCCGCCCGGCCAAGGTCCCTCCGCCAtgagccgccgccgccgccgccgcccggcctTCCCCGGCCTCCCAGGTAGGGCCGGGCCGGGACCGGGCCggggctgggatggggctggggccgggctggggccgggggctgggccgggccggtCCCGGTGCGCTCGGCCCCGACCCGCGGCGCTCCCGCAggggagctggtgctggaggaggcggcgggggcccggccccgcagcgcgGACACCgacggccccggccccggccccgggacGCTGCTGTGCACCAACCGCCGCCTGGCCTTCCTGCCCGCCCGGGtgcgcccgccgccggcaccggcCCGAGCACCGGCCCCATCCCGGCACCGGCCCCTGAGTACCGGCCCCGGCCGCAGCCCCATCCCGCTGCATCCCTGACCCCATCCCGGCCCCATCCCAGCACCATCCCAGTGCCATTCCAACCCCATTCCTGACCCCATCCCACTGCATCCCTGACCTCATCCTGGCCCCATCCCGGCCCCATTCCAGCAccatcccagccccatcccagttccatccccatccctgacCCCATCCCTGACCCCATCCCGGGCCCATCCCAGCACCATCCTGGCCCCATCCCGGGCCCTATCCCAGCGCCATTCCAGCCCCATCCCTGACCCCATCCCTGACCCCATCCCACTGCATCCCTGACCTCATCCTGGCCCCATCCCAGCACCTGGGGACCCCCTCGCCACCCCCTCGCCGTAGGACACCAGGGGACAAGGGGCAGCCGTGGAGCCCAGCACCGGGGCAGAGGCAGCGGGGTCCCGGatccagccccctgcccttcccggggtgaccccctgccccccacagcccccccggTGCCCGAGCCTTCCTCCCCAGCGAGTACGACGTGGCGCTGCCCTGCATCCGCGAGCTGGTGGCAGGTGACAgcggcagcccccagccccgtaGGACGAGTTGGGCCGGGCTTGGGGGGCACTgacagccgccccccccccctcacccaccGCAGCCAGCAGCTTTGCCAAGCCCAAGGTGCTGACGGCCACCTCCACCCTCAAGTTCATCCCTGAGGAACTGGCCGTCTTCTGCCGGGATTTCCGCCTGCTCCGCTTCTACTTCCAGGAAAACGGGTTGGCTCCGCAGGCATTTCGGGTGAgccagggcgggggggggggtgctggcAGTCTAGGGGGGGCTGGAGAGGTTGTGGACCCTCCATCTGGGGTGCCCCACGGCCTTGGTGCGGGGGTCGGGGGGCTCGTTCCCCATCCTGGCGCCTGGATTCTCCTTGCAGGTGGCCAACGCCATCGCCCAggcgcgggaggcggcggcgtGGCTGGGGGGTGACGATGAGGGACGTggtggctgctcctgccccaccgAAGATGAAGGccggctggaggaggaggaggatgagaatgaggaggagggggatgaggaggaggaggatgatgagGAGGAAGGCTCGGCTGCCACGCTGCTCTTCGAGAGCCTGCGCGactgggagcaggagctgaagcGCCTGGGTGCCGCGGGCTGGAGGGTCAGCGCCGTCAACGAGCGCTTTGACATGGCCCCCAGGTACGGGGTACGGGgaccccccaggcccccccctgctgctgggggggggcatggCGAGACCCTCCCCCTCCAGGGGCGGTGGTGAAGGAGTGTGGGGAGAATCATCCCGTCTGCCCCATGGCTGGGGGGAGAACACCCTGTGAAATGGCACCCCAGGATTTGGGGGGCGTGGGGGGCGCTGCCCCattccccccccgcccccccccgcagccTCCCCCGGTACCTGTGGGTGCCCAGCGGGCTCCTGGACCACGACCTCAAGCGGACCTTCGCCCACTTCGAGGAGCACCGGGTGCCTGTGAGTGCCctgggggggtgctgggggggggggggagcagcaaGGAGCTGGGGGGTGACACGGGGGGggtcctcccccccccctctcaCCCACAGCGCCTGTGCTGGCACCACCCGGGCGGCAGTGACCTGCTGAGAGCCGCCGGCTTCCACGCGGCCTCGGAGCCGAGCGGCGAGGACATGAGGTGAGTCCTGCcaggggtcctggggggggggggggggggcgggtctAGGGgtgccaccccccaccctgacCCACCGGGGGTCCCTGTCCCCGCGGCAGGTGCCTggaggctctgctgctggggggccgggggcccTGCGTGCTGGCCGACACCGCCGAGCTGCCCACCCTGGCCGACATCCAGCTCGCCCACCTCAAGCTGCGGGCGCTCTGCCTGCCCggtgagtggggctgggggctggggggggggtggatcCGGtggggacccccccaccccaccgcggggctccttctcctctgctgacCCCCCCCTCCTTTGCCGGGGCGAGGCAGGCGCGGCGGCGGAGGAGAAGTGGCTGTCGGCGCTGGAGGGGACGCACTGGCTGGACCACGTGCGGTGAGCgggtgggagggggggcagcttttggggggggggggggggcgaacCTCACCCTAAAACCAGCCCTCCCCGTGGCAGAGGGTCCTCCCAGCGGTGGGTGCAGGGTGACGGGGGCATTGCCATGGGTGCGTGACACCCCAGGGTGGGCTGCAGACCCCCGGGCAGGCGGCCGTGGTGTTTCGGGGTGCCCTGACCCCCCcttttgcccccccccccagcacttGCTTGAGAAAAGCCGTGGAGGTGGCGTCGCTGCTGGCGGGGAGACGCTGCTCGGTCCTCCTGCAAGGTAGCACCGGAGGGGGGCACCGGGATGGgactggggggcactgggatgGGGTCGGGGGGCACCGGGATGGGGTCGGGGGGCACCGGGATGGgactggggggcactgggatgGGGTCGGGGGGCACCGGGATGGGCCTGGGGGGCACCGGGATGGGGTCGGGGGGCACCAGGATGGGGTTGGGAGCACCGGGATGGGTTAGGGGGTCACCGGGATGGGTTCAGGGGCACTGGGATGGGTTAGGGGGTCACCGGGATGGGATCAGGGGGCACTGGGATGGGACTGGGGGGCACCGGGATGGGCTTGGGGGGCACCGGGATGGGGTCGGGGGTCACCAGGATGGGATCAGGGGGCACTGGGATGGGATCAGGGGGCACTGGGATGGGACTGGGGGGCACCAGGATGGGGTTGGGAGCACCGGGATGGGATCAGGTATCACTGGGATGGGAATGGGGGCACTGGGTTAGGTAGCACCGGAGGGGGGCACCGGGATGGGCTTGGGGGGCACCGGGATGGGGTCGGGGGGCTGTGGCACACGGGTGACCCCCCCCCACCgctttgcccccccccccagagccGTCGGACCGGGACCTGAACTGCCTGCTGTCCTCGctggtgcagctgctgggggaccCCCACTCCCGCACCCTTCCCGGCTTCCAGAGCCTGGTGCAGCGGGAGTGGGTGGCCGCCGGGCACCCCTTCCCCCACCGCCTGGGGCTGCTGCGCCGCGACACCCCCCGCCAGGAGGTCAgagc
The sequence above is drawn from the Falco naumanni isolate bFalNau1 chromosome 20, bFalNau1.pat, whole genome shotgun sequence genome and encodes:
- the MTMR11 gene encoding LOW QUALITY PROTEIN: myotubularin-related protein 11 (The sequence of the model RefSeq protein was modified relative to this genomic sequence to represent the inferred CDS: deleted 2 bases in 2 codons), with protein sequence APHSPPGARAFLPSEYDVALPCIRELVAASSFAKPKVLTATSTLKFIPEELAVFCRDFRLLRFYFQENGLAPQAFRVANAIAQAREAAAWLGGDDEGRGGCSCPTEDEGRLEEEEDENEEEGDEEEEDDEEEGSAATLLFESLRDWEQELKRLGAAGWRVSAVNERFDMAPSLPRYLWVPSGLLDHDLKRTFAHFEEHRVPRLCWHHPGGSDLLRAAGFHAASEPSGEDMRCLEALLLGGRGPCVLADTAELPTLADIQLAHLKLRALCLPGAAAEEKWLSALEGTHWLDHVRTCLRKAVEVASLLAGRRCSVLLQEPSDRDLNCLLSSLVQLLGDPHSRTLPGFQSLVQREWVAAGHPFPHRLGLLRRDTPRQEAPVFLLFLDCTWQLVRQFPAAFGFTESFLLALHDSSFAPYFSTFLFTCQRQRGRGSPHRPCSQTYTPVNGWRDPPVGARRGGPGGQRCRGLPTVWDWGLRYSRQQRARFWNPAGATGAVGPPEAGDPRSPGGPTDSWPGLGAGTVWALAKGTLSPQALPWRSGRPPPRLSRWATSLESLGERGGSLGGTWPPAPPPGLLLPCAAGPSVRLWRRCYLRGLPEAQRGRFAPSPAALAEELRLLQDRLRTWQAQGPRTPPL